GCTCTCTCATGTTTACTCCATATTTTAGGGTGCAGGTATTACCAAAAATGCACTATGATTATCCAATCACACTTTTTTATGCTGCAAGGGATTATAGGAGAGATCAACAATGTAAACAGAGGTCAATTTGAAACTATTAAAGAAGGTATACTAAAGCAGACCTGAATAAACGTATTTCTCTTCAAAACCTTAAAATGGCACTGTATATAATGTATACAGTCCATAACAACAGATGATACATCTTATTCCAAATATCGTGTCATAAGATACATGCGTGTAAAGAGCTTAGGCAACTTATTTATTATCTATTTGTAATTATTATCAAAAATCTTCATTTGTTGGTGTAAATTTTATAAAAAAAAACCATAGTTTTGAAAAAATACTTAGATTATTTCACATGATCGAATAATAACTAAAGAAGCTGTTGTAAAAGTTACAAAATTACATGCATGGGATCACTTTTCATCTAATTCAAAGATAAAAAAGTAAACATCAAGCACCATTTTATCCCTCTCTTATGGACGATACACTTGAAATCGTACCGTCCTTAGAATCATTACCCAAAACCCTGAAAAAACATACCAATTCACCTCTCACCCTTTCTTTTTCTCCCATCGCTTAGTAAATTCTTGCTTTTAATCTCAAATCATTTATTTTATTTGATCAGATTCTGTTTAGACCCTTGTTTCCCGCTCCCTGATCTCTTTCCTTAAAGCAGGGTACAAGCGCAGAAATATGAGCATAAACAGCAAAAAACGCCCGAATAGAGTCCTTTTTAAACATTTTTGAAGCATTTTTTCCGATGAATAAAACAATTGGCTCAATACTACAGTTATACACATCTCTTGAGCATGCAGTCCTTGATTATGCAGAGCAGATTTCAAAAAATGGGCAAAAACGTATCGGAGAAGTGTTAACAGAGCAGGGCCATGTAGATGAAACAACACTTTATAAAGCTCTTGCAAAACAGTTTAACATGGAATTTCTCTCCTCTCTGGATCAGGAATTAAATGTAGAGCTTATAAAGGAACTTCCCATAGAACTGTTCAAAAACGGTAATTGTCTCCCTCTTACCGGAGGCGGTGAGTTTCTTCGAATAGCAGTGTGCGACCCCCTTGATTTTGACATAATAATGGAGGCTTCTGCTGCCAGCAGCCAATCGGTGCTCTCTGTACTTACCCCCCCTTCGCAGCTCAAAGCCGCCCAAAGCAGACTCTTTGAAGGCGATAGTTTTTTCAAACAATCAGCAGGGAAGATTTTACGGGAGTATGAGAAGAAATCCCTTCCCCGGGAAGATGGTTTAAGTGTAGAAGAGATTCGTCAGAGAACCGAATCAGAGCCGGTGGTAAGACTTGTATCACTTATTTTCGATGAAGCGATAAAGTGCAGGGCTTCAGATATTCATATCGAACCCTACGAACACAATGCTCAGGTTCGTTTCCGGATTGATGGGATGCTTAAACAGCACACCGAAGTTACCCGTTACATGTATACCCCACTGACTTCGAGGATAAAAATCCTGGCCGATATTGATATTGCAGAAAAGCGGATACCTCAGGATGGACGAATTCGCTATTCCTCTGAAGAGCAGGCATTTGACTTTCGCGTCTCCACTCTTCCCACCCATTATGGGGAGAAAACTGTAATCCGTATTCTTAAACACGATAAAGCTCTTTTGAATTTGGAAAACACAGGTATAAGTCCTTCTCAAATGGAAAAAATTAATAATCTGATCGAGAAGCCTCAGGGGATGATTTTTGTAACCGGTCCAACTGGAAGCGGCAAGAGTTCAACTCTTTTTTCCTGTCTCAACCGTATACGTGGCAAAGAGATAAACATAACAACAGTGGAAAACCCAATAGAGTACAAGCTTGAGGGGATCAATCAGGTTCAAATAAACGAAAAGGCAGGTGTTACCTTCGCGGCTGCACTTCGCTCTATACTTCGTCAGGACCCTGATGTAATACTGGTGGGAGAGATTCGTGATTCGGAAACGGCACAGATTGCAGTGCAGGCATCCCAGACCGGGCACCTTGTGTTCTCAACACTGCACACCAATGATGCACTCTCTGCTGTAACACGGCTTAAGGATCTTGGTATCCCGGGGTTTTTGATCTCATCATCCCTGCTTGCAATCCTTGCACAAAGACTGGTACGGGTTCTTTGTCCCGATTGCAAAACAGAACAGAAGATGTCTCCTGAAACAAAGCTTCGCTGGCGATCACTTCTTGGCTCTCATCCACTGCCCCGTACCTTTGCTGCCCAGGGATGTGAACGTTGTGGTTTTACGGGCTTTAGAGGCCGAACAGGAGTATTTGAACTTCTTATAGTAAATGAAGAAGTACGATCAATGATTGCAGATAATATTTCCGAAAGCGCACTTCGAAAACACCTTAAAGGGAACAGTTTTGTTTCTCTTATTGAAGATGGCATAGAAAAAATAGAACAGGGTATCACCACACCAGAAGAACTGTTGCGAGTTGTTCAGGTCGAAGATGCCCTTCATTTCCAAAACAAGGATGAATAGATCATTCTACAAGTAAAAGGCCCCGTTTTCATGAAATTAATACTTTGTTTAACCTTGATAGCAGCTCTGAGGATCAACTCATTTTCTCAGTTGCAGCCAGAAGAGAGCAGTACTGCAGATACCGTTGAGCAGCGTTTATCCCTCGATGTGAAAGACACCGACATTCGCGACGTCATACGTATGATATCCAGAAGTTATAACCTTAGCATCCTTATGGATCAGGATGTCAGGGGCACTGTAACGCTTCACCTTAATGATGTTCCTGTTATGGAGGGACTTAACCGCATTGCCCAGACCAATGGCTTTGAGATTGTTAGAGAGGGCAATGTCTACCGGATACAAAAAGCCTCAATTCAGCCCCGATCGGAGATCAGCTACAGTGATGGAAAACTGAGTCTTGACATAAACAATATGGATGTAAATGACTTTCTGGAGATTTTAAGTTCAAAGGCAAATATCAGTGTGGTAAGAGATTCTGAAGTTGATGGCCGTGTAACCGGCAAACTGTATCAGGTCGATCTCCATGATGGAATACGGGCGATACTTGAAGGAAATGGTTTTCAGGCAACAAGGCGCAGAAACATCTATCAGATATCCACTATTGACCCAGCTTCTTCGGTTCAGACCCGCCCTACAGGTATAAACCGACGAGGCTCAACTGGCGGTTTTTTTGTAGATTACAGAGATGGTCGTTTAAGCCTGGATGTGCAAAGTGGGGATCTTGAAGATGTGATCAGTGCCATATCAGAGCAGGGCGATGTACAAATAGTGACCTACGGGAATATAAAAAGTGAGGTAAATGCGAAGATAAATGATGCACCGTTAATAGAAGCTCTGGCTCTGTTACTTGGTGGCACCCGTTTTACCTTTGTACAGAGAGAAGGAGTGATACTTATAGGTGACAGAAATACCGCAACCCCTTCAGGCCAGGCACTCTCTATGTCTGAACTGATACACCTTAACCACATTAAAGCGGAAAACATTCCTTCAATTCTCCCTAAAGATATACCTGCTACCAATATCAGGGTAATAAAAGAGCAGAACGCAATACTGGTATCAGGTACTTCAGAGGACATAGTCACCACAAGAGAATTCATTAATGCTATCGATATACCTACCCCGCAGGTCAGAATAGACGCGGTAATTGTTGAGTATAAAGACAATCTTAACAGTGAAGTGGGTATACGCTACAGCACCGAAAAGGATATGAGAGATGATTCTTACCTGACGCTCCCGGCACCCAATACGCGCCTTTCGGATCAAACAGAAGGCACAGAGCTTGGTATTAGTGGTAAATTAATGCATGAAATACTTTCAGGTATTAATGTCAGTAAAAAAATTACAGACCTGATAGATTCCAACTTTTTTGCCGCCCTTAGAGTTCTTGAGCATCAGGACAAAGCGCAGGTTCTTGCCCAGCCATCCATACTTACTTTAAACGGGCACCGAGCCTCAATAGACGTAAGCGAAACCCAGTATTTTAGAATGGTATCCGGCACAGCAGAGAACCAGACTGTTCGGTTTCAACCCATTCAGTTTGGTATACAACTGGACATTACCCCCTGGATAAGCCAAAGTGGCCAGATTACAGCAGAGATCACC
The Chitinispirillales bacterium ANBcel5 DNA segment above includes these coding regions:
- a CDS encoding GspE/PulE family protein produces the protein MNKTIGSILQLYTSLEHAVLDYAEQISKNGQKRIGEVLTEQGHVDETTLYKALAKQFNMEFLSSLDQELNVELIKELPIELFKNGNCLPLTGGGEFLRIAVCDPLDFDIIMEASAASSQSVLSVLTPPSQLKAAQSRLFEGDSFFKQSAGKILREYEKKSLPREDGLSVEEIRQRTESEPVVRLVSLIFDEAIKCRASDIHIEPYEHNAQVRFRIDGMLKQHTEVTRYMYTPLTSRIKILADIDIAEKRIPQDGRIRYSSEEQAFDFRVSTLPTHYGEKTVIRILKHDKALLNLENTGISPSQMEKINNLIEKPQGMIFVTGPTGSGKSSTLFSCLNRIRGKEINITTVENPIEYKLEGINQVQINEKAGVTFAAALRSILRQDPDVILVGEIRDSETAQIAVQASQTGHLVFSTLHTNDALSAVTRLKDLGIPGFLISSSLLAILAQRLVRVLCPDCKTEQKMSPETKLRWRSLLGSHPLPRTFAAQGCERCGFTGFRGRTGVFELLIVNEEVRSMIADNISESALRKHLKGNSFVSLIEDGIEKIEQGITTPEELLRVVQVEDALHFQNKDE
- a CDS encoding secretin and TonB N-terminal domain-containing protein; its protein translation is MKLILCLTLIAALRINSFSQLQPEESSTADTVEQRLSLDVKDTDIRDVIRMISRSYNLSILMDQDVRGTVTLHLNDVPVMEGLNRIAQTNGFEIVREGNVYRIQKASIQPRSEISYSDGKLSLDINNMDVNDFLEILSSKANISVVRDSEVDGRVTGKLYQVDLHDGIRAILEGNGFQATRRRNIYQISTIDPASSVQTRPTGINRRGSTGGFFVDYRDGRLSLDVQSGDLEDVISAISEQGDVQIVTYGNIKSEVNAKINDAPLIEALALLLGGTRFTFVQREGVILIGDRNTATPSGQALSMSELIHLNHIKAENIPSILPKDIPATNIRVIKEQNAILVSGTSEDIVTTREFINAIDIPTPQVRIDAVIVEYKDNLNSEVGIRYSTEKDMRDDSYLTLPAPNTRLSDQTEGTELGISGKLMHEILSGINVSKKITDLIDSNFFAALRVLEHQDKAQVLAQPSILTLNGHRASIDVSETQYFRMVSGTAENQTVRFQPIQFGIQLDITPWISQSGQITAEITPVVSNSENVNREGYPNVSSRSMTTTVRLNDGETLVLGGLIKNQETEWQHRVPILGRLPIIGALFRNRGRTRQKSNLVVYITPRIVSRDQMVDLDQELENMSLEQKNFLERQVHHGMDKMRSFFSREESVEEDLQSQEHDTTQDKLPDSLPTQEPEDFPTPLIQTKLDKPENADSLIIQVEESAKQDTE